From the Salmo trutta chromosome 25, fSalTru1.1, whole genome shotgun sequence genome, the window TAAAACATGCTGAAATGCAACTTGTGATGTATTTcagttttaaaaggcttctaaagtttgtaatttccactttgaaatatcagacttgatttgccctaatgaaaaatgtatcaacccccacAAAATCTCTATGAATTAtaatcacatttcctgttgctgcaggattattttcctgttgtggcaaactaagatcctacatctgtactgctAGTTTCTTTGTATGTTTTCAGTCATAGTAGTTGTGATTAGTCGTAGAATAGACTGCATTGCACGTATATGTACTACTTACAGATGTATGTGATATGTCACTCAATATCAATTAAAAAGTAAAAGTCAGTATAAGAGATCCTTGTTGTTTGTATGCTTACTTACATGTGCACTAGTcacgtgtgtgcgtgcgcttgTGTCTTAGCTAACTGCCCTATCTCTGAACTCTGTGTTGTAGGTGTCATGACGGCCTGATCACAACACAAGCTGAACTTATTTTGGAAGCCATTTTGGGAGGCCATTCGCCAGCCTGTAGCCCTCTGGGTTCAGTTGTTTGGAGAAAAGACTGAGACTATGAGATTTTAATGATGACACATGAGAGAGGTGGTCAAGTCAACGACTGAAGCGGAATGTTTTAGGATCTGACCAGTACAACAAAAAAGATTGAGCTGAAACATCAAGAGTTGTGCTCAGGATTCTCAGTAATGTGCCGACAGtgccattggtgtgtgtgtggagtttgTGGTTGGAGGGCCGGGGGAAGTGGGGGCATGTGCGTGAGCGTAAGTATGAGCCTGAGTGTGTATGCTTCAGTAAAACCACTTTGATATCACATTGTGCTTTGAGCTCACACTTTCAGGCAAGGTTTTAACTTAAATTTCATGAATGAGTTTGGTTTGTAAACTTGAGTCTGTCTGAGCCAACATCATTGTAACTCTACTGAGATGAACAGAGGTCAGGGTATGATGTGGCTGTTTGTTACTGTACAGAAATTGTGCTCCATTTCAGATGACAAAAAGGAATAAAAAGAATTGTTTTGAATATGTGAATTTCTTTATTGAAATAAATACGAAAATATTATCCAATACATTAAATAACCACAAAATAAACAATACATAATCAATTGTGCATTTTAAAGCTCAATAGAAAATATATCCATATTTGATTACTCAAATCAATCTTTTAATGACAGCCAAAGCTACACAAATACTTTCAATACATTCTACGAAAGTAGGGATTGAGCCTTCAACCGTGATATTGCCAGCACCATGGCCCAACCAGCTGTGCCACCAGGCTGGACCTCGTCACTCTAATATCATTACTGTTCGATGGTAGGCCTGACACAGGTGCAGCCCACCGAGATGACCTTTGACTCCAGCCGGTAGTGGCATTTCTTCCCACTTCCCATCACCTTCCTCAGGACCAGGATCTGGTAGAAGATGGGTTTGGACATCAGGTTCCTGTCCTCCTTACCCTTGATGTTCAGACATCCCTTGAGAGAGCACCTGACCTCCGAGATGATGGGGGGAAAGCGTCTATCGTCATAGGTAGTGCTGGAGAGAGAGGACGATATTAGAGATCAATGTATTCAACAGAGCACAGTCGAGAATTTCTCATACTTATTTTAAAGCAAGCATCTTAAAGGTATGAAAGGTATAAAAACAGTGAGTACAACAAGGAAAATGTCCCAcctccccatgaggacaaaggctattttaagcttttaagggttaggtttagaattatggttagggtaaggggttaatggttaggtttaaggttagggaaaataggattttgaatgcaAATACATTTgaggtccccacgaggatagaagaacaaaacgtgtgtgtgtcttggtgttggTATCGATGTCCCCTTGTATTGTGACATTTGCATTGTGTATGTGTAAGCTACTTGTTGGTTCTTACTTGTAAGTCCATGGGGATATTGAATGGTTCCAAATGGGTCTGATGGAATGGAAAGGAACCAAGTCATTTGGGTCTAGGTGCAGGGGGAGAATTACTGTGTCGGGACCTGTAGACTCTGACTCTGTAGGCTTCTTGTGTGTCTGCAGTGTGGTCCGTGTGTGGCTCTCTGTCTTCTCTGAATGGGCACGGGGGGCCACCTCTGCCcctatcatcatcaccaacatccCCTTCATACACAGCACCTGAGGAACCGAGGGACTGTTAGTAGCCTGGTATCACCTCTGAAATGGATCTTTACCCCAGGTTTCATTGGGACTTTTACTTTTCAAACAGCACACATTTTAATGTCTTCCCCAGCTGATACAGACACCAGTGGCAAAATCCAGTAATATCTTGAAGAAACTAAAATCATCACTTACCGTCAAAGACTGGAAGCTTAAAGTAGATACCATGATGCTATGTTGTACTGTGGTCTGGTTGTTCTGTTGCTGTGTTGTGGTCCTGGTCTGGTTGTCTGATGTGATGCTGTTAGTTTTATACTGTAGTTGCCTAGTGACCACGTGTCTTCGTCACTTGGTTCACTTCCTGTGACGCTGCGATTGACTTTCATCCTGTGCTTAGTAAGCACTAAGTAACCACACAGCATGAAAAGTAGTGCACATAGATACTGCTGACATATGGAAATGTTGTTGTCTTATTTTGGGAATTTCAAGTCCATTGTGTGGTCCatatttgggccagataactttGTTCCATGACAAAGTCAGTGGCAAAAGGCTAATATCAGTTGAGGACTTAGTTAATGACAAGAATTAGTTAATGGCAAGTATTATCATTTTTATCATTATCATTGCACAGTCTCAatgtacactcactggacactAACACATACTACaatgacactccaacacacacacccaacacatacgctgctgctacactctgtttattatctatggacagtcactttacccttacctacatgtatactaccagtcaaaagtttggacacctactcattcaagggtttttatttattttttactattttatacattgtagaataatagtgaagacatcaaaactaggaaattacacagatggaatcatgtagttaacaaaaaaagtgttaaaataaaaatatatttgagattcttcaaagtagccaccctttgctttgatgacagctttgcacactcttggcattctctgaaccagcttcacctggaatgcttttccaacagtctagaaggagttgaaaaacaaatgatagtgggactaattgcaaaccagatggaatggcgaatcgctgcagaatgctgtggtagcaatgctggttaagtgggccttaaattctaaataaatcattaaCAGTGTCACAAACAAAGTTACAAGCAAAGTAGaagtgtggactcgagtcacatgacttggactcgagtaacaaatcgttcacctactcttcgtctcacaaagacacggcggttggaaccaaaaatctcaaatttggactcaaatcaaatttcatttgtcacatacacatggttagcagatgttaatgtgagtgtagcgaaatgcttgtgcttctagttccgacagtgtcacaccctgatctgtttcacctgtccttgttattgtctccaccccctgcaggtgtcgcttgttatccccagtgtatttatttccttgtttcctgtctctccatgccagttcatcttgtatgtccaagcctaccagcgttttttccCCATTTTCCTGCTTtgccttttctcctttttctagtcctcccggttttgacccttgcctgttttctggactgtACACGCCTGCCTAaccattctgcctgtcctgaccacgagcctgcctgccactctgtacctcctggactctgaactggttttgaccttttgcctgtccacgaccattctttTGAATATTCCTTTTGGATTTAtaaaactccaaccatctgcctcctgtgtctgcattttgGTCTCGCCTAGTGTCATGatagacagtgcagtaatatctaacaattcccaacaactacctaatatacacaaatctaaaaggggtgaatgagaatatgtaagtatatggatgagcgatggccgagtggcataggcaaagtgcaatagatggtataaaatacagtatatacagttgaagtcgcaagtttacatacaaaggttggagtcattaaaatttgtttttcaaccactccacaaatttcttgtttataaactatagttttggcaagttggttaggacatctactttgtgcatgatacaagtcattttcccaacaattgtttacatacagatttcacttaatcacaattccagtgagtcagaagtttacatacacgaagttgactgtgcctttaaacagtttggaaaaatccagaaaaatatgtcatggctttaggagattctgatcggctaattgacatcatttgagttaattggaggtgtacctgtggatgtatttcaaggcctaccttcaaactcagtgcctctttgcttaacataaaaaaaacaaaagaaatcagccaagacctcagaaaaaaattgtagacctccacaagtctggttcatccttgggagcaatttccaaatgcctgaaggtaccacgttcatctgtacaaacaatagtacgcaagtataaacaccatgggaccaagcagccgtcataccactcaggaaggagacgtgttcggtctcctagagatgaacgtactttggtgcgaaaagtgcaaatcaatcccagaaccacagcaaaggaccttgtgaagatgctggaggaaacaggtacaaaagtatgtatatccacagtaaaatgagtcctatatcgatataacctgaaaggccgctcagcaaggaagaagccactgctccaaaactgccataaaatcCAGACTAcagttgcaactgcacatggggacaaagattgtactttttggagaaatgtcctctggtctgatgaaacagaaatagaactgtttggccattatgaccatcgttatgtttggaggaaaaaggggtaggcttgcaagccgaagaacaccatccaaactgtgaggcacgggggtggcagcatcatgttgtgggggtgctttgctgcaggagggactggtgcacttcacataatagatggcatcaagaggtaggaaaattatgtgtatatattgaagcaacatcaagacatcagtcaggaagttaaagcttggtcgcaactgggtcttccaaatggacaatgaccccaagcatacttccaaagttgtggcaaaatggcttaaggacaaagtcaagataatggagtggccatcacaaagccctgacctcagtcctatagaacatttgttggcagaactgaaaaagcatgtgcgagcaaggaggcctacaaacctgactcagttacaccagctctgtcaggaggaatgggccaaaattcacccaacttattgtgggaagcttgtagaaggctacctgaaatgtttgacccaagttaaacaacttagaggcaatgctaccaaatactaattgagtgtatttaaacttgtgacccactgggaatgtgatgaaagaaataaaaaagttaaaataaattattctctccactattattctgatatttcactttcttaaaataaagtggtgatcctaactgacctaagacagggaatttttactaggaattgtgaaaaactgagtttaaatgtatttggctaaggtgtatgtaaacttccgacttcaactgtacatgtgatatgagtaatgtaagataggtaaacattaaagtggcattatttagagtgcattgtataaagtgactagtgacccATTTATTAAATTGGCCAGTGATttggtctcaatgtaggcagcagcctcaaaTGAGTTAGtaattgctgtttaacagtctgatggccttgaagctgtttttcagtctcccggtcccagctttgatgcacctgtactgacctcgccttctggatggtaacggtgtgaacaggcagtggcttggggggtgtccttgatgatctttttgggcTGCCTGTGATATCGGGTGCTGAAGGTGTCATGGCGGGCAGGTAGTttgaccccggtgatgcgttgtgcacaccacaccaccctctggagagccttgcgtttcagggcggtgcagttgccgtaccagcctgacaggatgctctcgattgtgcatctgtaaaagtttgtcagggttttgggtgacaagaaacatttcttcagcctcctgagtttgaagaggtgctgttgcgccttcttcacca encodes:
- the LOC115162147 gene encoding interleukin-17F, which gives rise to MVSTLSFQSLTVLCMKGMLVMMIGAEVAPRAHSEKTESHTRTTLQTHKKPTESESTGPDTVILPLHLDPNDLVPFHSIRPIWNHSISPWTYNTTYDDRRFPPIISEVRCSLKGCLNIKGKEDRNLMSKPIFYQILVLRKVMGSGKKCHYRLESKVISVGCTCVRPTIEQ